A single region of the Candidatus Zixiibacteriota bacterium genome encodes:
- a CDS encoding ATP-binding protein translates to MKDKLSRVTLRTSLFYWLVAVLWILLSDRLLFSLVSDPATLSIAQTYKGWAFVTVTAALLYLTLRSQLNRWAAEAEARERSESALRESELRLSAITETARVGLAIIDAKHSYLYANPAYAAALGSDADRLVGQPVAAALGNIYEERVQPQLQRAFGGERVHYELALPEPGAAGVKRHYAVWYEPGMARAGVIVVAVTLDITERKLIEEEIRKLNATLEEAVAERTAELRRAKERAEHSDRVKSDFLANMSHELRTPLNAIIGFTELIRDEKAGPLNPRQREYLDDILASGRHLLDLINDILDLARVEADRLELKPEPFPLKTAVDQVCAIMKPFAARKRVTIAVRPVPGLDRVVLDQTRFKQILYNLVSNAVKFSREGGEVRISWQTDEAGDLRLQVEDDGIGIREDDLPRIFGKFEQLDTGPGRHYQGTGLGLALTKKIVELQRGSISVESEFGKGSRFTVVLPLASV, encoded by the coding sequence TTGCGGACGAGCCTGTTTTACTGGCTCGTCGCGGTGCTATGGATCCTGCTTTCGGATCGCCTCCTGTTTTCCCTCGTCTCCGACCCGGCTACGCTTTCGATCGCGCAAACCTACAAGGGATGGGCTTTCGTCACCGTGACCGCCGCGCTGCTTTACCTTACATTGCGAAGCCAGCTAAACCGGTGGGCCGCCGAGGCCGAAGCCCGGGAGCGATCGGAGTCCGCGCTGCGCGAAAGCGAGCTGCGCCTGAGCGCGATCACCGAGACGGCGCGGGTTGGCCTCGCCATCATCGACGCGAAGCACAGCTATCTCTACGCGAACCCGGCGTACGCGGCCGCTCTGGGATCCGACGCCGATCGTCTCGTTGGGCAGCCGGTGGCCGCCGCCCTCGGCAACATTTATGAGGAACGGGTGCAGCCGCAACTGCAACGTGCTTTCGGCGGAGAACGAGTCCACTACGAGCTGGCGCTGCCGGAGCCGGGTGCCGCCGGCGTGAAGCGCCATTACGCCGTCTGGTACGAGCCCGGCATGGCCCGAGCCGGGGTCATCGTGGTTGCAGTCACCCTGGACATCACCGAGCGCAAGCTCATCGAGGAAGAAATACGCAAGCTTAACGCCACCTTGGAAGAAGCGGTGGCGGAGCGCACCGCCGAGTTGCGCCGCGCGAAGGAGCGCGCCGAACACTCGGATCGGGTGAAATCGGATTTCCTCGCCAACATGTCCCATGAGCTCCGGACCCCTCTGAACGCGATCATCGGTTTCACCGAGCTGATTCGCGACGAAAAGGCTGGTCCCCTCAACCCCCGACAGCGCGAGTATCTCGACGACATCCTCGCCAGCGGCCGGCACCTGCTCGACCTCATCAACGACATTCTCGACCTCGCCAGGGTCGAAGCGGACCGGCTGGAGTTGAAACCCGAGCCGTTCCCCTTGAAAACCGCCGTCGACCAGGTCTGCGCGATCATGAAGCCCTTCGCCGCGAGAAAACGGGTCACGATCGCGGTTCGACCGGTTCCGGGGCTGGACCGCGTCGTCCTGGATCAGACCCGGTTCAAGCAGATCCTCTACAACCTCGTCTCGAACGCGGTGAAATTCAGCCGCGAAGGTGGCGAAGTGCGGATATCGTGGCAAACCGACGAGGCCGGTGACCTGCGCTTGCAGGTGGAAGATGACGGGATCGGCATCCGGGAGGACGATCTCCCCCGCATCTTCGGCAAATTCGAGCAGCTGGACACCGGCCCCGGGCGCCACTACCAGGGTACGGGCCTCGGCCTCGCGCTCACGAAGAAAATCGTCGAGCTGCAGCGAGGCTCGATCTCGGTTGAAAGCGAATTCGGCAAGGGCAGCAGGTTCACCGTCGTCCTTCCGCTGGCATCGGTTTAG